A single window of Asticcacaulis sp. AND118 DNA harbors:
- a CDS encoding PA0069 family radical SAM protein, with protein sequence MPPKPLPTLRTDPIRDETALPDRVRKGRGAVSNRLSGRFDAPDRYEATDGWEIEDAQDVERIKTVLGIDSVRRIISYNDSPDVGSSRSINPYKGCEHGCVYCFARPTHAYLDLSPGLDFETRIFRKPDAPERLREELSHPKYRAAPLALGINTDAYQPIERSERLTRRLLEVLWEFRHPVHIVTKSALILRDLDILAPMAAANLFSATLSVTTLDRNIARVMEPRAATPSKRIETICALSRAGIRVSVLAAPLIPGLTCHELENILKAGAEAGAIRGGYIPVRLPHEIKLLFEDWLRLNFPDRAERVLNRIRALRGGKLNDPNFKTRMTGTGLEADLLKQRYELAVRRYGLNAPRTPLDCTQFRGGDPQMKLF encoded by the coding sequence ATGCCGCCGAAACCCCTCCCCACCCTGCGCACCGATCCGATTAGGGATGAGACCGCCCTGCCCGACCGCGTGCGCAAGGGGCGCGGCGCGGTGTCCAACCGGCTGAGCGGGCGTTTCGATGCACCGGATCGTTACGAGGCTACCGACGGCTGGGAGATCGAAGACGCTCAGGACGTCGAGCGCATCAAAACCGTGCTGGGCATCGATTCGGTGCGCAGGATCATCAGCTATAACGACTCGCCCGATGTCGGCTCCAGCCGCTCGATCAATCCGTACAAGGGCTGCGAACACGGCTGCGTCTACTGCTTTGCGCGACCGACACACGCCTATCTCGACCTGTCGCCGGGGCTGGATTTTGAAACGCGCATCTTCCGCAAGCCCGATGCCCCCGAACGGCTGCGCGAGGAGTTGTCGCACCCGAAATATCGCGCCGCCCCTCTGGCGCTGGGCATCAATACCGACGCCTATCAGCCGATCGAACGCTCGGAACGTCTGACGCGACGGCTGCTGGAAGTGCTGTGGGAGTTCCGCCACCCGGTGCATATCGTCACCAAGTCGGCCCTGATCCTGCGCGACCTCGACATCTTAGCGCCGATGGCCGCCGCCAACCTGTTCTCGGCCACTCTTTCGGTGACCACGCTCGACCGCAATATCGCGCGGGTGATGGAGCCGCGTGCCGCCACGCCTTCAAAACGCATCGAGACCATCTGCGCGCTCAGCCGGGCCGGGATTCGCGTCAGCGTGCTGGCCGCGCCGCTGATCCCTGGCCTCACCTGCCATGAACTGGAAAACATTCTCAAGGCCGGCGCTGAGGCCGGTGCGATCCGCGGCGGCTATATCCCGGTGCGTCTGCCGCACGAGATCAAACTGCTGTTCGAGGACTGGCTGAGGCTCAACTTCCCCGACCGCGCCGAACGGGTGCTGAACCGCATCCGCGCCCTGCGCGGGGGCAAGCTCAACGACCCGAATTTCAAGACGCGCATGACCGGCACCGGGCTGGAAGCCGATCTTTTGAAACAGCGCTACGAACTGGCCGTGCGCCGCTACGGTCTCAATGCCCCGCGCACGCCGCTCGATTGCACGCAGTTTCGCGGCGGTGACCCTCAGATGAAGTTATTCTGA
- a CDS encoding PAS domain-containing methyl-accepting chemotaxis protein, with protein sequence MGLFQKTDSGDAAILQALQQSQAVIEFTPDGIILSANSNFLDTVGYSLSEIKGQHHRIFCDAIYANSEAYRHFWQRLAAGEFVADSFKRFAKGGRSIWLQATYNPVRDKNGKVVKVVKYASDITGQMQKDIDYRGKIEALDRAQAVIEFTPDGTILTANPNFLAAVGYDLSEIRGQHHRMFCDRDYANSSEYRRFWQDLAAGHYQAAEYRRLGKGGGEIYIQATYNPVRDDTGAVVKVVKFATDITAAVHRRQRTEALNQELGGVIERILAVNGRTGEIVQATDDTGGMINTVAAASEELSASVGEISLAMNTARVGVQNVFEQTRQATTSASRLGESAESMTRVVSLIQEIAAQINLLALNATIESARAGEAGRGFAVVASEVKTLANQAGRSTQTITDEITRMQAATGEVTSTLGHISDAMTGVLDNVGSVAAALEQQNAATNAISADMQGAVSAVGRITESIEDISTAFLQVADASEAVRKQMGELAA encoded by the coding sequence ATGGGCCTGTTCCAAAAAACCGACAGCGGCGACGCTGCCATCCTTCAGGCGCTTCAACAGTCGCAGGCGGTGATCGAATTCACGCCAGACGGTATAATCCTTTCAGCCAATTCCAATTTTCTCGACACGGTCGGCTACAGTCTCAGCGAGATCAAGGGCCAGCATCACCGCATCTTCTGCGATGCGATCTATGCCAACAGCGAAGCATACCGTCACTTCTGGCAGCGGCTGGCCGCCGGCGAATTTGTCGCCGACAGCTTCAAGCGCTTTGCCAAGGGCGGGCGCTCCATCTGGCTTCAGGCCACCTACAATCCCGTTCGCGACAAGAATGGCAAGGTGGTGAAGGTCGTCAAATACGCCTCCGACATTACCGGTCAGATGCAGAAGGACATCGATTATCGCGGCAAGATCGAGGCGCTGGATCGCGCCCAGGCGGTGATCGAATTTACACCCGACGGCACCATTCTGACCGCCAATCCCAATTTCCTCGCCGCCGTCGGTTACGATCTCAGCGAGATCAGGGGCCAGCACCATCGCATGTTCTGCGACCGGGACTACGCCAATAGCAGCGAATACCGCCGCTTCTGGCAGGACCTGGCCGCCGGTCATTATCAGGCCGCCGAATATCGCCGGTTGGGCAAGGGGGGGGGCGAGATCTATATTCAGGCGACCTATAACCCCGTACGTGACGATACGGGCGCGGTGGTCAAGGTGGTCAAGTTCGCCACCGACATCACTGCCGCCGTGCATCGTCGTCAGCGCACCGAGGCCCTTAATCAGGAACTGGGCGGGGTGATCGAACGCATTCTGGCCGTCAATGGCCGCACCGGTGAGATCGTTCAGGCGACCGACGACACCGGCGGCATGATCAACACGGTCGCGGCGGCTTCCGAAGAACTGAGCGCCAGCGTTGGCGAAATCTCGCTGGCCATGAATACGGCGCGCGTCGGCGTGCAGAACGTCTTTGAACAGACCCGTCAGGCGACCACTTCCGCCAGCCGGCTCGGGGAATCGGCGGAATCGATGACCCGCGTCGTCAGCCTGATTCAGGAAATCGCCGCCCAGATCAATCTATTGGCGCTGAACGCCACGATCGAGTCGGCACGCGCCGGCGAGGCCGGGCGCGGCTTTGCGGTCGTCGCCTCCGAGGTCAAGACGCTGGCCAATCAGGCCGGGCGTTCGACCCAGACCATCACCGATGAAATTACCCGCATGCAGGCGGCCACAGGTGAGGTGACGTCGACCCTGGGGCATATTTCGGACGCCATGACCGGCGTGCTGGACAATGTCGGTTCGGTTGCCGCGGCTCTGGAACAGCAGAACGCCGCCACCAACGCGATCAGCGCCGACATGCAGGGCGCGGTGAGTGCCGTCGGTCGCATCACCGAGTCGATCGAGGATATTTCGACCGCTTTCCTGCAGGTGGCCGATGCCTCCGAAGCCGTGCGCAAACAGATGGGTGAACTGGCAGCGTGA